The nucleotide window GGCCTGGACGCCGCCGTCCGCCCCGGCGTCCTCAGCCTGGAGCAGTACCTGGAGCTGACCCGCCGCCTCGCAGTCGAAAAAGCGTTGGCGGCGATTCCCGCCCCCGATTACAATGGGGAGGATTCCCAAGTCCCATGACCCGGCGGATTGCGCCTGCACGGGAGGTATGTGCATGAAACCACGGGACCGGTTGACCCGAATCATTGAACGGCTGGCCCGGATCTACCCCGCGCCCCGCTGCGCCCTGAATCACCGCAATCCGTTGGAGCTGCTGGTGGCCACCATCCTCTCCGCCCAGTGCACCGATGAGCGGGTGAACCGGGTGACGCCGGAGCTGTTCCGCCGCTACCCGGATGCGGCGGCGCTCGCCACCGTCCCGCAGGCGGAGCTCGAGGCCGTGATCCGGCCCACCGGCTTTTTCCGCAACAAGGCGACCAGCATCCGCGGCTGCTGCCGGCAGCTGGTGGAGCGCCACGGCGGCCAAGTGCCCCGCACCATGGAGGCGCTCACGGCGCTTCCCGGCGTGGCCCGCAAGACCGCCAACGTGGTGCTGGGCAGCGCGTTCGGCATCGCCGCCGGCGTGGTCGTCGACACCCATGTCCGCCGCCTGGCCTTCCGCCTCGGCCTCACCAACCAGACCCAGCCGGAGAAGATCGAGCGCGACCTCATGGAGTTGGCATCCCCGGAGCACTGGATCAACCTTGCCCACTGGCTGATCCTCCACGGGCGGACCACATGCCGGGCGCGCCGGCCCGCATGCGCCGGGTGTCCCCTGGACGATCTCTGCCCGAAAGAAGGTGTCTGATGATGAAGCAGGATTTTCCGCTCTGGTTCTTCGTACTGCTCCTGGCCGCCGTCCTGTACCTGTTCGTGCGGGTGTTCGCGCCGTTCTTCATGATCTTTCTCTGGGCGACGATCCTGGTGATCACCTTCCACCCGCTGTACCGCCGGCTGCGGACGCTGCTTCGCGGGCGGGAGTCGCTGGCGGCCCTGCTGATGGTCTTCGGCCTGACCCTGCTCATCATCCTGCCGGTGATCCTGCTCATCGCCAATGTCGCCCAGCAGTCCGTCGACGCCTACGTGATGTACTCCGACGCGCTGGTCAAGCAGGAACAGAATCTCGAGCGGACCATCATGGCCCACCCGGTGCTCACGAAGGCCAAAGCCGTTCTGGGCCGGTTCGTCAACTTTGACCAGATCGACCTCGGCGTTCTGGTCATCAAAGGCCTCGAATCCGCCAGCGGCTTCATCGTGGGCCAGAGCACCAATTTCTTCTCCGGCCTCGCCGGTTTCATGTTCCGGTTCGTGCTCCTGCTGGTCGCGACCTATTACTTTTTCAAGGACGGGGAGAAGGTGGTCGGGGAACTGCGCAAGCTCTCGCCCATGGACAAGAACCGCGAGGAGAAGATCATTCGGAAATTCACCGACATCACCCGGGCCACCATGCTGGGAACCTTCTCCTCGGCGGCCATCCAGGGCGTCCTGGGCGGGCTGGCCTTCCTGCTGATCGGCATGCCGTCCCCGCTGCTGTGGGGCGTGGTGATGGCGTTCATGTCCCTGGTGCCGGTGCTGGGGGCCTTCACTGTCTGGATCCCCGCCGCGCTCTACTTGATCGCTGTCGGCAGCTTCGGTAAAGCGGTGTTCATTCTGCTCTACGGCCTGCTGACCGTGACGCTGGCCGACAACGTGCTCAAGCCCCTCATCATCCGCGGCGGTTCCAAAATCCACCCGGTGGTCATCTTCTTCAGCATTCTCGGCGGCCTGTCCTTCTTCGGATTCTCGGGCCTCATTCTCGGTCCGCTGGTGACCGGGTTGACGTTTGTCGTCCTGGAGATCTACCGCGAGGAGTTCCAGGAGCAGCTCCCCGGCACCATGAAATTGTCCCGCGCCGACTTGGAGGATGCACTCAAACGCGTTGAGGAGACCCGTCCCCTCCGGTGAGGACGGCTCCGCTTTCCTTTGTCAAACATTTGTAATATAATTTTTCTGCCTGTCTCCAGGTTGTAACAATTTTAGTTCGTCGAGGACGACCATGAAGATTTGCCCGCAATGCAGCAAGGGTTTCGGGGACGAATTCAATTTCTGTCCCGAGGACGGCACCCCCCTGGCCAAGGCGGTCCAGCAGCAGGACCCCCTCATCAACAAGACCCTGAACGGCAAATACGAGATTGCGGAGATGATCCGCGAGGACAGCCTCGGCCGCATCTTCAAGGCCAAGCAGATGCCGCTGGGCCGGACGGTCATCCTGGAGGTCTTCCAACCCGGACTGACCCGCGATGAAAAATTTCACTCGCTCCTCAGTGAAGCCGTCCGCAAGTACTCCAAACTGCAGCACGTCAACATCGGCACCATCTACGACATGGACGTGACCGAGGACCAGCGCTACTTCATCACCTCGGAGTTCGTCGATGGACGTCCGTTGGCCACGATCCTCAAGGCGGAAGCGCCGCTGGAGCAGGAACGGGCAATCAACATTTTCTACCAGATCGCCGACGCCCTCCACCAGGCCCATGAGAGCCTCATCGAGCACGGCTATCTCACGCCCCAGGACATCGTCGTCTACGCCAACCCGGACGGCAAAGAGTGTGTCCAGATCATGAATTTCGGCATCTCCAAACTGCTGCTCAACGAGAAGTTTCGGCGTTTCAACACCACCAGCGACAGCAGCTATCTGAGCATCGACGACATCGCCTACATCTCCGCCGAGCAGGCGACGGGCACCACCGTGGACGATCTCGACGACATCTACAGCTTCGGCGTCATCCTGTATCACGCCCTCTCCGGCGCCCTCCCCTTCCAGGCCGACACGGCCGAGGCCATGATCGAGGCCATCAGCAGCTTGGAACCGGTCCGGCTGCGCAATCTCACGCAGTGCCGGGCCCTGCATCCGCTCTGGGACAACCTGGTGGACAAGTGCATCCAGCGCAACAAGGCCGAGCGCTTCCAGTCCATCAAAGAGGTCAAGCAGCAGCTGCAGCGGATCGGCGACGCGCTCCGCCACG belongs to Acidobacteriota bacterium and includes:
- the nth gene encoding endonuclease III gives rise to the protein MCMKPRDRLTRIIERLARIYPAPRCALNHRNPLELLVATILSAQCTDERVNRVTPELFRRYPDAAALATVPQAELEAVIRPTGFFRNKATSIRGCCRQLVERHGGQVPRTMEALTALPGVARKTANVVLGSAFGIAAGVVVDTHVRRLAFRLGLTNQTQPEKIERDLMELASPEHWINLAHWLILHGRTTCRARRPACAGCPLDDLCPKEGV
- a CDS encoding AI-2E family transporter gives rise to the protein MMKQDFPLWFFVLLLAAVLYLFVRVFAPFFMIFLWATILVITFHPLYRRLRTLLRGRESLAALLMVFGLTLLIILPVILLIANVAQQSVDAYVMYSDALVKQEQNLERTIMAHPVLTKAKAVLGRFVNFDQIDLGVLVIKGLESASGFIVGQSTNFFSGLAGFMFRFVLLLVATYYFFKDGEKVVGELRKLSPMDKNREEKIIRKFTDITRATMLGTFSSAAIQGVLGGLAFLLIGMPSPLLWGVVMAFMSLVPVLGAFTVWIPAALYLIAVGSFGKAVFILLYGLLTVTLADNVLKPLIIRGGSKIHPVVIFFSILGGLSFFGFSGLILGPLVTGLTFVVLEIYREEFQEQLPGTMKLSRADLEDALKRVEETRPLR